CCGTAGCAAGTTCCTGTCAACGAGCctgaagaagaaaagaaagacccACACGCATCGACGCATACAGTACCGTTCCATCCATGATTTGATGGGTCTGCTTTTGTTTTGTTGCAGGAGATCTATTCTTTTCACGTCTGCCTGCCGTAGAGCCGGACGACGGTTTGAAcgcacggccacggccacggccactaGAGATGGTAACCAAAACCAAATTTCTCCTGCTTTTTGTTACGAAAATCTGCTGcactttcttttcctttatttaatACACTAGTTCGGACCGTGCACGAAAGCGAGGAGGAAATTAAGGGGGATGCAGCCAACCCGACGAGCAGCCGTGGTGCAAGCAAAGGTGAGGcaaaatttcatgttttgaccctttttcgATACAAATACAGGATCTGACCCCGGTTTTGAAAATTTTCGAGATCTGATCTTTTCGCTACCGTCACGGgatctggcggtagggttagacatgCTATCGCCAGGGTCCATGGTGGTAGGGTGGGACGGAGGGCGACGGCCGCCGTTTGCTCGAGCTGACGTGGACAAGTAGCCTACCGCCATGGACCCCGGTGGTAGCATCTAACCCTACCACCGGATCCCGTGGCGGTAAGGTGTGGCTGGGGTTTTGCCTCCTAACGTTTCTGTAACGAAATATCGAGGTGCACTGGTGGTAGGTACGTTCGTCCTACCGCCAGGGTCCTTGACGGTAGGGTCCTTTGTTTTATGGTTTATAAGTTTAATTTTTGCTTCTTTTcaaaaacaatatagaccctaaaATATGAGCTCACATTTTTTTTGTGATTGTTTCTTTTGTAAAGTTTTATCACATAGTTTCACAAAGATAGCAAAATATGAGCTCACAAAGAAAGCCAACAAATGGTTTCACATAGTTTGTTTTGTCACAAGTTTCACATCACAAATAGCAAAATATGAGCTCACATAATAAGGATGGTTCCACATAGCAATTATCAAACAGTTTacacataatagattcataagtagGAAATAGCAAATAGCAAACTTGTCCACATAGTTTGACAACCCCTACTAAAACAGAGATACATATGCAATCGACATGTTTATGGGGCGgacaaatccccccccccccgtatgTTAGGCATGGCCGTGGAGACAGATACGGCAGCGGATCCACCGGCTCAGGCGGAGGCGGAAAGCTGGTCGGCATCCGACCGTTCAAGCAGTCCCACCTTGCCTTGCCCGCTGGAGTTTTCGCCTCCGCCCTTGCCCAGTTGATGATATCGAACGCCGATGCACTTGGGGGCGGCATCATGGCTCTCTCCTCCGCATTGCTCTCGAAGTAGATCCTCCGGCCCAAATTGCGCAGCTCCCAGTTGGAGCGCTGCTTGGCAACTTCAATGTTCCATTCCCGGCGTTCTTCGGAGATAGTTGGATCTCCCTCCATCTCTGCAATCACTCTCTTCCACTCCTTCACGCTCTGCGCCCAACATTTTTTATCATCGGAGATCCGTTCTGCCCTCTCGTGCCACCGCACTGCCCTCGTCTCCTGTAGGAACTCGTCTGAAAAAGCGGTCACCGGCAGCAGAAGCTCGGGGCAGGACTCGTACACGTACGAAAGTGGCAAGCCGGACGGGTCGTGTTGGAGATGAAGGGGCGATGGTTGCGCCACTGTTGCAGACCTAAACATATGGATCAAATAAATAAAATACATATATCAAGATGTGTCAAATGCAAAACCATACCATATCATATTTACTCCAACCAAATCCACTACTTGAATCATATTAACATGcttactaaagaactaagaactaagaactaagaactacaatcataccactacttactaaagaactaagaactacaaCTACAATCAAGCTAAAACAACCAAGCTAAAACAATCTTAAGTTCAAAATATGAGGGGTTTGAAGGAAAAAATGCGTCGAATCGaaagcaagtttgcaaaaactaattggagggatcgaaggagcttacgtttctctcttcggggccatctcgatccgcaaaaacgaTGAAAAAAGGTTAAGATTCGAGGGGAAGAGtagaggagatgagagagggagagagaggggcgagtTTGGGGAAGAAAAGATGAACCAAAccacgggggagggggaggggcgcggggTCTCGGTTGAAATAACTGACCGGATCCTACCGCCAGGGGGCCTCGCGGTCGCCAGTCTAAACCTACCGTcaggaccctggcggtagggtgtgatGGAGGGGGACGGCGGGCGTCTCCGCGTGCTGACGTGGATTACTACCATATCGCCAGCGTCTCTAGGGGTAGGCTGtccaaccctaccgccagggccgcTGGCGGTAGGAAAATGGGTCAAATCTCGAAAAATTTCGGAACCGGGGACAGATCGTGAATTTATAgcgaaaaagggtcaaaacacgaaattttgcccaaAGGTGACAAGTCTGTTTCCACGTACGTCACCGTGGAAGACTCCTGTCCTGCTCCCTCCAGCTCGGGAAAAGCCACGGACCGGCTCAACACCAACCGTGCAGCCTTTTTACCTTTTCCCATTGACATTTTACATTTGTGGGAGGTGACAATGTGCCGTTTTGGTCGGTCGCGAGGGAAAATAGTGGCTATGTGTGCACGGATTATCGGGCGCCCAGTACGCGACAGCATATAGCTGCGTGCAAACGCGACAGCAACTGCCTACGTGTCACTCGCTCTCGGTCGCCATCCATCTCTCCTCCTGATCGAGAATTCAATTCACCTGAGAGAAAACATGTCGCCGACGGTCGCCGCTTTCGCGGTCGTTGCGCTCTGCTGCGCTCATTCCTGctcggtagcggcggcggcggcggagacggacGCTGTATCGGTGCGGAGGCCGCTGCCGGGCAACGACACGGTGGTCTCGGCGCAGGGCAAGTTCGAGGCCGGGCTCTTCAGCCCCGGCAGCTCCGGCCGGTTCTACCTCGGCGTTGTTAGGTAATCCAAACAGTTAGTATTAATTAGGCAAGTTTGAGATTACCAGTACGTATAGTCATGTTTGAGTcctgttaggattagtattaagtGCGATCAGCGTGGCCGGTATAAGTAGGAAAGTATGGGCCTTTGCGAGTCCGGGTAGAGCTAGCTTTGGCGCATATGGTATTTGGAGTTGGCGTTCAAATAGGATTTGTGTCCGGCTAGCTAAGGCGTCCCTGCGTGTATATATGCACGGGGTGTTGCGTGAGTTTTGTAAcagagaaaatagaaaacagaaaagcaATAAAGAGAAAAATTAGAGGGTGCGAGACGCACCCTTGGCTATCAGTTTTGGGTGCGTGTGTTcatcgtgatttgatgtgatcgacCCTGTGGGCGAgtttccaacaattggtatcagagcaaggtcgaGGTGAAGCTGCGCTTGCCCCGGGGTGGCGATCTGCTAGCGCCTCGGGGCGGGCCATATAGTCGTTCGGTGGAGCGACAACGAAAAGGTGGTGAGGACACTGTCGTAAGCGAGGCGACAAGTGATTGTCGTTCTGCGGAATGACCTGGAGGAGGGCGACAAGGctgtcgtcggcaaggcgttcgTGATCGTTGATGGTTATGGAGGTGCCGAAGTTGCGACACCGAGAAAATCATCGAGATCATCGTTGGAGGGTGTAAGGTGGAGATGGCGAAGTTGTGAGCCGTCATCAAGGTGTGCACATGAGTTCTTGTAAGGTGCGTCCAAGAGCTCGGGTGTGTGAATCTTCTGCTGCAGTTGAGATGCGTCACTGGCGGAGGAGAATTGTAAGCGAGCGCGGGCGGAAAAAGGAATGTGTGCCTTGCGTTTCCGTTCGTGGTCGTGGAGTTCCGGCGAGTTCATGTACGGTGGAGATGAGTTGCACGTATATGGCGAGTTGTGTTGCCGTTGGACAGGAGGTGTCGTTTGATAAGATGTGGCATCGGCGACAATGAGAAAGATTGAAGTTGTGGCGGGTGAATAGGTGTGTCTCCCCGTGCACAAGCAACCGACGAGAAGATGAAGATCAACGTGAATATGGAAGCGCACCAGTTAAGCCGAGTTCCTGCATGAGGCTATGTGTTTAGTCTGCATGTAACACGCTAAGATGTGGCAGCGTGGCTGGTAGTCCGGTAATCGTTGGTTTCAGTTTACATATCGGCAAAGAAAAAGATGATGATAAAGTGGTGATCATCGTTGCAAGAAGAGAGATGTTGCGGTCCGGTAAGTTGCGTCACCGGAAGCAACCAGCGTGACAAGATGAAGAGGTGATCGTCTGTGTGTCTATCGAGTAAAAAGTCGGATGTTTGGATTAAGGAGTGATTGTTAGGTAATCCAAATAGTTAGTATTAATTAGGCAAGTTTGAGATTACCAATACGTATAGTCATGTTTGAGTcctgttaggattagtattaagtGCGATCAGCGTGGCCGGTGTAAGTAGGAAAGTATGGGCCTTTGCGAGTCCGGGTAGAGCTAGCTTTGGCGCATATGGTATTTGGAGTTGGCGTTCAAATAGGATTTGTGTCCGGCTAGCTAAGGCGTCCCTGCGTGTATATATGCACGGGGTGTTGCGTGAGTTTTGTAACAGagaaaagagaaaacagaaaagcaATAAAAAAAATTAGAGGGTGCGAGACGCACCCTTGACTATTAGTTTTGTGTGCATGTGTTCATggtgatttgatgtgatcgatcctgaggGTGGATTTCCAACAGGCGTATGGTACAAGAACATCCCCGTCCAGACCGTCATCTGGGTCGCCAACCGCGCGAGCCCCCTGTCCAGCGCCGACTCCGCCGAGCTCCGGGTGTCCGCCGACGACGGCAGCCTCGAGCTCGTCGGCGCCAGCGAGGGCGTCGTGTGGTCGTCGTCGAGATCGAACATGTCGAACAACAACAACACTGCGGTGATCCGCGACGACGGCAACCTGGTCCTCCTTGGCGGCGGCAACTCCTCCAACGTGCTCTGGCAGAGCTTCGACCACCCGACGGACACGCTGGTGCCGGGGGCGTGGCTCGGGGAGAACAAGCTCACCGGCGAGTACCAGGGGCTCACGTCGTGGCGGAACGCCGAGGACCCCGCGCCGGGCATGTTCAGCAACACCGTGGACCGCAACGGCACCAGCGAGTTCTTCTACTTCTGGAACCGGACGCGGGTGTACTGGCGGAGCGGCGTCTGGACGGGCCGCGTCTTCGCGCTCGTGCCGGAGGCCGTCAACAACGTGCTCTTCAACCAGACCTACGTCGAGACGCCGGCTTACCGGCGGCTCAGCTGGGCGCTCTACGACAACGCGACGATCACGCGCCAGGTGTTCGAGGGGACGGGGCAGGCGAAGCAGTACATCTGGGTGCCCGCCAGCCAGCGCTGGCAGTTCATCTGGGCCGCGCCCACCGTGCAGTGCGACGCGTACGCCGTCTGCGGCGCCTTCGGCGTCTGCGACCAGAGGAGCCAGCCGTCCTGCCGGTGCCCGCCCGGGTTCGTGCCGGCGTCGGAGCAGGACTGGGCGCTCAGCGACTGGACCGGCGGGTGCCGTCGGAACTCGTCGCTCGCGTGCGCGCGCAACGGCAACGGGTCGTCCTCCACGTCCACGTCCACGGACGGGTTCCTGGCGCTGCCCAACGTTAAGCTCCCCGATGACTCGCTCGCCGTGGGCGCCCAGAGCAAAACAGAGTGCGAGTCGGCTTGCCTCGACAACTGCTCTTGCCAGGCCTACACCTTCTCCGGCGGCGGCCGGTGCGCCGTCTGGCACGGCGAGTTCCGCAACCTTCAGCAGCTTTACGCCGACGGCTCTGGGGCCTCGGGGTCGTCGGACCTGTATCTCCGGCTTTCAGAATCAGGGCTGCAAGATTTGAGCAGAGCAAACGAGAAGAACGAAGGGGGGCTACCACTGCAGCTTGTCGTCGGAATCGTGTTGGCGTGTGTGGCAGCGGCATTGATCGCATCGGCGCtgctggcctggttcctcctttcaAGGAGGAGGCGTCGGCCTCGGCTGGACAGCATGGCGAACGAGGCGGGCTCCTCCTTGGCCGTGTACAGCTACGGCGACCTCCGCGCAGCCACCAAGAACTTCTCGGACCGGCTCGGCGGCGGAGGCTTCGGCTCCGTGTACCGCGGCGTCCTGAAGAGCGGGGACACCGTCACCGAGGTGGCGGTCAAGAAGCTGGAAGGTCCCCGGCAGGGGGACAAGCAGTTCCGGACGGAGGTGAACACGCTCGGGCGCATCCAGCACGTCAACCTCGTCCGGCTCCTGGGCTTCTGCTCGTCGGCCGACGAGAAGCTGCTCGTCTACGAGTACATGCCCAACGGCTCCCTCGAGGGCTACCTCTTCAAGGGCAGCGGCGGCTCGTGCCCGAGCTGGCGCGACCGCTACGGCATCATGCTCGGCGTCGCCAGAGGGCTGGCGTACCTGCACGACGGCTGCCGCGAGTGCATCATACACTGCGACGTAAAGCCGGAGAACATACTGCTGGACAAGGACCTGTGTGTGAAGCTCGCCGACTTCGGGATGGCGAAGCTGGTGGGGAGGGACTTCAGCCGCGCCCTGACGACGATGCGGGGCACCATCGGGTACCTGGCGCCGGAGTGGATCTCTGGGCTGCCCATCAGCGCCAAGGCGGACGTGTACAGCTTCGGGATGGTGCTCTTCGAGCTCATCTCGGGCCGACGCAACACCGAcagctccggcggcggtggcgggaggGACAGCGGCGATGAAGGCAGCGACGCCAcggaggccgaggcggaggcggagcgGCCTGTGTCGACGTTCTTCCCGGTGTGGGCCgcggggaaggtggcggcgggggaggcggGCGCCGTGGCGGACCCGCGGCTGCGCGGCGACGTGAGgggggaggagctggagcgggCGTGCAGGGTGGCGTGCTGGTGCATCCAGGACCAGGAGGCGCACCGGCCGACCATGGCGCAGGCCGTGCAGGCGCTGGAGGGCGTCGTGCACGTCGACATGCCGCCGATGCCGCGGACGCTGCAGAACCTGACGCTGGCGTGATGCGAGGCGTGGGTTACCCTCCGGCCGGCGACGTTAAAAATCATCCTCCCACATCTCAGGAGCGCATCAAGCTAGATCGTTGCTGAATGATACCACCTCAGTTCAGTTTGTACATAGGTACAGTATGTGATATGATCTGAGGGACTAAAGAGCATGAAACTCAACGGACGACTGACGTTGGAAATACGGGACCAACTATGAAGTAGACTGAAAACAAATGGTGCAAGTCGATTTCTCCGCGGGCAAATAGATACTTACGTGGTGAAATATACACATAAACTAGTTTTTGAATCTTGGCGTGGATCAGTGCCACGACCCGCGTGCCCTCGTCCTTGCGTGCCACAGATCTTCTCCCTATTGTTTCAACCGGATCTAGGGTTGTTGCCAATGTTGGGGTCTATTGTCAAAGTTGGACAAGTTGTCGCTGGAGTTGCAAAATCCACCATCATCTAGCTTGAGAAATGAGAAGGCCATGGGTAAGGAGCACCCGCATCACAACAGCCTTGAGGAGGCCAAGAAGGAGTCTTTGTCGCTTACGAGCGGTCCTCCTCTTTCTACCACGCTGGTGCCGAGGCCTACCTCTCACGCTCGCCCTCTTCATGCTCCCTTTGGAGCTTGCAGTGAAATTCAATTTTGTGACGGATCTGGTCCGACGGTTCTTCTCTGTCGTCATCGAAGCGACGCTTGTCACTGGCATTATGCTCAGAGATGGACCACGAGCGATCCATTGCCATTACAACCacaaaggagagggagagaggtgtgtggggggggggagggggggtagagcatctccaacagggtAGAGCAGCTCCAACAGACGCACGAAAATGGTGTGCGCGCTGAAAACGGCTCAGCGCACCAAACAAATCTGCATCGTGCGCTGGCTACCGTGTGCTGGACAGAACATAAAACGCGCGCGAGCGGGAAACCACCGCTGAACTCTTCGCCCGCACCCGCCTTCACCCCACCCGGCGCCGCCACCGGCGAACTCCAGCCATGGATGGCCACAACGACATCCCCCAACCCCTCCCTACACCCGCtacctctccgccgccgcccctgccgcaaaccctagcgcgggcTTGACCTCCGGTTTCACCGTCGGCTCCTCACCGGCTCCAAACACCAGTCTCGCGCGTGGCCTCTTCGTGCTGCCCCGGACGAACTCGCAGGGTGGCGTCACGCCGCCGCCCACCATGAAGCCACGGAGCTCCGCCTCCAAACGACCGATGGCGAACGCGGCCCAAAAGAAGAGGAAAGGGGACGCCGTTTCTAGGcgcgggaagaagaaggcagcaACAAGTTCGGTCGCGCCTACGCCGTCCGAAACGCCGGAAAATTCGCAATTTGTTGCGTCGGTGGCCGATGCGCACAtcgtgtttgatgaaatgcccacaaggtataattttgttttgttttgttgttgTTGATAAATGCAAACGTATGACATAGCTTGATTAGTTTTCTTTTGTCATATACTTTGTAGTTTCAATGATGAGGCATATGTGTTGgctatgggtgttggctccaacaattggtctcaaaccaatgaagtTGATGAAGATGATTAAGAATATGAAGTGGATGAGGAGGGTGAGGGTATGGTCGATGCACCGAAAGGAAGGGCTTGCAACTACAACTACGAATTTGAACTATTCTATGTTTCTCATTGATGTTTGAGATCATCTTGTTTGTGTGAACTTTGCATATTTTTTTATGTTTGAGATCATCCTGTCAAAGTAAGTTGTATGTGTTGTTTGGCAAGCGCCGGCTGGGCGCGCGCGCTCTATTTTACCGCGCCTGCTAAAGCACTATAGCGGCGCGCTAAAAAATTTCAGCGCCTGATGAAGCAAACACCTAGTCCGGCGCGCAAAAGGGCTATTTCGGCGCTGTAAAACAAATTTAGCGCACCGCGTCGTAGCGcgtctgttgaagatgctcttagggaTGGCGAGAAGAGCAAAAATGCTAGATCAGGATTTTGCAGGCTCTTTTCATCTAATGACCAATCACAAACCCTCCCCCCCTCCCATTGAGTTTTAGGGGGTGGGTTGGCTCCCTCACCTATTAACCAATCGCAAGATCATAAATTAATTCTCTTTGTAAAACCCTGCAACTTATTCGTACATGTAGCATTACTAGGGAGAAGAGTGCGAGGGTGAACACaagaactgtcaggaccccgactcgatgtcacatcgatctagccggtaacacctcatatcactttgcggcctcacgcacggtatccccacgggtgtcgtcttaccttttcccgggaccgtttgcgcccttttggctcacgtatatgatagtgtcgctagcatccatatgataaggagcccgggctgacatgactagtcgtaaacccaaagtggcacagacctacagggacaggcatccatgacccagcttcgaacgtgtcggtcatcagcaagtgggtccgggctgtagcactgggctagcaggactccggtaaaccgggctgtagcgggctaacaggactccggtactcaaagcgtgacatttccccgaagggacagacacaggaacgaagaaggacacatgccggccagcctaagtgttccagagcagtagcaagctaccatggctcagcggtaacactaggagacatttcccggtagagaggctactaaagataaacaactagatagtcagatcccacacatagcactacacattacacgtacgcataacatgcaagtatgtgctgtacaacatggcatcacagcataactcaacaatcatatagataaaggctcagaagagccatcatagcattattgcaaacaggggtcacaagacccgtcatacagagcatacaagcaacaagcggaagcattacatgtctgggtacagacatctacaaatgaaaaaggctggaagcctgactatctacaacatccgatcaagatcgtagctgaggtactagctactagtcgaagtccacgagaacactagtaagaccgaagtctccgctgcaaaaacataaataaagcaacatgagtacaaaggtactcagcaagacttacatcagatcctatcatacatgcatttgtatcaagaggtaatgtggggtttagttgcagcaagccagctttgactctgtggctatcctgttctacgactaccagaaactctggaggtgaaacaacgtacacgagtccactaatcaccacacaatacactactatggattcatccccgtctccctacgagaaggccatccatagcactcacacttgtcttgagcattttatagtatccacttcaagttgtctatgtaccatgtaagcatccaagaagtccataaccgcggacccggctattcgaatagatcatgttaaccctgcaggggtgtacttcttcacacacgctctcgccacttaccgccatgtacacgtcatgtatctcggcaaccttcaagcggaagcctggcgagggtgtcggccacgacctgactaacca
Above is a window of Triticum aestivum cultivar Chinese Spring chromosome 6B, IWGSC CS RefSeq v2.1, whole genome shotgun sequence DNA encoding:
- the LOC123133999 gene encoding G-type lectin S-receptor-like serine/threonine-protein kinase At2g19130, whose amino-acid sequence is MSPTVAAFAVVALCCAHSCSVAAAAAETDAVSVRRPLPGNDTVVSAQGKFEAGLFSPGSSGRFYLGVWYKNIPVQTVIWVANRASPLSSADSAELRVSADDGSLELVGASEGVVWSSSRSNMSNNNNTAVIRDDGNLVLLGGGNSSNVLWQSFDHPTDTLVPGAWLGENKLTGEYQGLTSWRNAEDPAPGMFSNTVDRNGTSEFFYFWNRTRVYWRSGVWTGRVFALVPEAVNNVLFNQTYVETPAYRRLSWALYDNATITRQVFEGTGQAKQYIWVPASQRWQFIWAAPTVQCDAYAVCGAFGVCDQRSQPSCRCPPGFVPASEQDWALSDWTGGCRRNSSLACARNGNGSSSTSTSTDGFLALPNVKLPDDSLAVGAQSKTECESACLDNCSCQAYTFSGGGRCAVWHGEFRNLQQLYADGSGASGSSDLYLRLSESGLQDLSRANEKNEGGLPLQLVVGIVLACVAAALIASALLAWFLLSRRRRRPRLDSMANEAGSSLAVYSYGDLRAATKNFSDRLGGGGFGSVYRGVLKSGDTVTEVAVKKLEGPRQGDKQFRTEVNTLGRIQHVNLVRLLGFCSSADEKLLVYEYMPNGSLEGYLFKGSGGSCPSWRDRYGIMLGVARGLAYLHDGCRECIIHCDVKPENILLDKDLCVKLADFGMAKLVGRDFSRALTTMRGTIGYLAPEWISGLPISAKADVYSFGMVLFELISGRRNTDSSGGGGGRDSGDEGSDATEAEAEAERPVSTFFPVWAAGKVAAGEAGAVADPRLRGDVRGEELERACRVACWCIQDQEAHRPTMAQAVQALEGVVHVDMPPMPRTLQNLTLA